In a genomic window of Sinorhizobium meliloti:
- a CDS encoding GlxA family transcriptional regulator: MANGRALPARAEIGLMLYPGCQMAMVHGMTDLIGIAGQFSAERGGPVARVSHWRLQDDDCLARCFDTHPELGSRQAPEILLVPGRLTGPMEAEEAAPYARWLLDRHAQGATLASTCGGTFVLAATGLLKGRPATTHWLFANAFRDRFPDVRLDPDKIVIEDGDLITAGGLMAWTDLGMRLVDRLFGPTVTVETGRFLLIDPAGREQRHYSSFSPRLNHGDEAILKVQHWLQAREARAVSVAEMAKVVAMEERTFLRRFKAATGMKPIEYAQHLRVGKARELLEFTKRSVEQIAWTVGYEDAAAFRKLFHRIVGLSPGDYRHRFAVAAAG, encoded by the coding sequence ATGGCGAATGGACGAGCACTGCCAGCGAGAGCCGAGATCGGCCTCATGCTTTATCCGGGTTGCCAGATGGCGATGGTCCACGGCATGACGGATCTCATCGGCATAGCCGGTCAATTCTCCGCCGAGCGCGGCGGACCGGTGGCGCGAGTCAGTCATTGGCGGCTTCAGGACGACGACTGTCTTGCACGATGTTTCGACACCCATCCCGAACTCGGGTCCCGGCAGGCGCCGGAGATCCTGCTTGTCCCAGGCCGGCTGACGGGACCGATGGAAGCAGAGGAGGCAGCGCCCTATGCGCGCTGGCTGCTCGACCGGCATGCCCAGGGGGCGACGCTGGCATCGACTTGCGGCGGGACTTTCGTGCTTGCGGCGACGGGCCTGCTCAAGGGTCGCCCGGCGACGACGCACTGGCTGTTCGCCAATGCCTTCCGCGATCGTTTCCCCGACGTCCGGCTCGATCCGGACAAGATCGTCATCGAGGACGGGGACCTCATCACAGCCGGCGGCCTCATGGCGTGGACGGACCTCGGCATGCGCCTCGTGGACCGCCTGTTCGGTCCGACGGTGACGGTCGAGACCGGGCGCTTCCTGCTCATCGATCCGGCCGGACGCGAGCAGCGGCACTATTCCAGCTTTTCGCCGCGTCTCAATCACGGTGACGAGGCGATCCTCAAGGTGCAGCATTGGCTGCAGGCGCGCGAGGCCCGCGCCGTCAGCGTCGCGGAGATGGCCAAAGTGGTGGCGATGGAGGAGCGCACGTTCCTGCGCCGTTTCAAGGCGGCGACCGGTATGAAGCCGATCGAATATGCGCAGCATCTGCGCGTCGGCAAGGCGCGTGAGCTCCTGGAGTTCACCAAACGCTCGGTCGAACAAATTGCCTGGACCGTCGGCTATGAGGATGCTGCGGCTTTCCGCAAGCTGTTCCATCGCATCGTCGGGCTGTCGCCGGGCGACTACCGGCACCGTTTCGCCGTAGCGGCTGCCGGATAA
- a CDS encoding alpha/beta hydrolase translates to MATITTRDGTRIFYKDWGSRNAQPILFSHGWPLTADVWDAQMVFFANKGYRVIAHDRRSHGRSDQVWDNNTMDQYADDLAELIEALDLRNVILVGHSTGGGEVTRYVGRHATGRVAKVALIGAVPPLMLKTEANPGGLPIDVFDGIRKGTYDDRSQFFRDLTIPFYGYNREGAVISEGIRESFWLQGMKGGLKGQLDSIRAFSESDFNADLAKFDKPTLVLHGDDDQIVPIGASALSTVKIVKHAVLKVYEGADHGLTQTYQDRFNADLLEFIEA, encoded by the coding sequence ATGGCTACGATCACCACCAGGGACGGCACCCGCATCTTCTACAAGGACTGGGGCTCGCGCAATGCTCAACCCATCCTCTTCTCCCATGGCTGGCCGCTCACGGCCGACGTATGGGATGCGCAGATGGTCTTCTTTGCAAACAAGGGCTACCGCGTCATCGCCCACGACCGCCGCAGCCACGGCCGCTCGGACCAGGTGTGGGACAACAACACCATGGACCAGTACGCCGACGACCTTGCCGAACTGATCGAGGCGCTGGACTTGCGGAACGTGATCCTTGTCGGGCATTCGACAGGCGGCGGCGAGGTTACCCGCTACGTCGGCCGGCACGCCACCGGGCGCGTGGCGAAGGTGGCGCTGATCGGCGCGGTGCCGCCGCTCATGCTGAAAACCGAGGCCAACCCCGGCGGCCTGCCGATCGACGTCTTCGATGGCATTCGCAAGGGCACCTACGACGACCGCTCGCAATTCTTCAGGGATCTGACGATCCCCTTTTACGGCTACAACCGCGAGGGTGCCGTCATCTCGGAGGGAATCCGCGAGAGCTTCTGGCTGCAGGGCATGAAGGGCGGCCTCAAGGGCCAGCTCGACAGCATCCGCGCCTTCTCGGAAAGCGACTTCAATGCCGACCTGGCGAAGTTCGACAAGCCGACCCTGGTCCTCCACGGCGACGACGACCAGATCGTGCCGATCGGCGCCTCGGCGCTTTCGACCGTCAAGATCGTCAAACATGCCGTGCTGAAGGTTTACGAGGGTGCCGACCATGGCCTGACGCAGACCTATCAGGACCGCTTCAACGCCGACCTGCTCGAATTCATCGAAGCTTGA
- a CDS encoding elongation factor G: MRCFTVLGPSQIGKSTLVERVGSLGGEPKKSVTPYGLGLTEFEFGGEAWCALDVPGNNEALAHAQHALLASDACVLCVSPILDEAVLAAPYLRMIEASGTPCILFINRMDEPRGRIRDIVAALQDFCSRPLILRQIPIRDGDRIIGSCDLISERAWRYREGQPSSLFEIPESAVEREHEARAELLEHLSEFDDWLLEELIEDREPASDAIYSISTRVLNENKIIPVLLGSAGHGNGLMRLMKALRHEAPRAEALRKRLAAGAGVDEATLLAVSFHAHYRQSVGKTVLARALQNGVKQGATLGGGSLGALQDPASGRPIGSGVTEAGQLFGAVKSDHLPVPSLLTAGAALAPPDWTNPPNPMLERILVPASERDETKLSETLAKLAETDRGLKVMQEEGTGAQLVCAQGPVHLREVCRTLSDVFHVEVSDRPPSPIYRETVSKSSDVHYRHRKQTGGAGQFADVKLSVHPNGRGDGFSFAETVKGGAVPRNYIPAVEAGAREAMEKGPLGFKVIDVGVLLTDGQHHSVDSSEYAFRTAGKLGVRQALSQAASVLMQPVFRVEIHVPSVYSGSLVPIVASLKGQVLGFDRDEAAKGWDIFRALLPGSALDDLARSLRSATQGIGYFSKSFDHFEELYGKEAQAIVTAHGAPANEH, from the coding sequence GGCGAGGCTTGGTGTGCCCTCGACGTTCCCGGCAATAACGAGGCCCTGGCGCATGCGCAGCATGCGCTGCTCGCGAGCGACGCATGTGTTCTCTGTGTTTCGCCGATACTGGACGAGGCGGTTCTCGCCGCCCCTTACTTGCGCATGATCGAGGCGTCCGGCACGCCTTGCATCCTCTTCATCAACCGCATGGACGAGCCGCGAGGGCGCATAAGGGACATCGTCGCCGCCCTGCAGGATTTCTGCAGCCGCCCGCTCATCCTGCGGCAGATTCCCATCCGCGACGGCGACAGGATCATCGGCAGCTGCGATCTGATTTCGGAGCGGGCCTGGCGCTATCGCGAGGGACAGCCGTCCTCTCTCTTCGAGATCCCCGAAAGCGCGGTGGAGCGCGAACACGAGGCACGCGCGGAGCTTCTCGAGCACCTCTCGGAATTCGACGATTGGCTGCTGGAAGAGCTCATCGAGGACCGCGAGCCGGCCAGCGACGCGATCTATTCGATCTCGACACGGGTTCTGAACGAAAACAAGATCATTCCGGTGCTCCTCGGCTCCGCCGGCCACGGCAACGGTCTGATGCGGCTGATGAAGGCGCTCCGCCACGAGGCGCCGCGCGCTGAGGCGCTGAGAAAGCGCCTTGCCGCGGGTGCCGGCGTCGACGAGGCGACGCTCCTCGCAGTCAGTTTCCATGCCCATTATCGCCAGAGCGTCGGCAAGACGGTTCTTGCCCGCGCTCTCCAGAACGGAGTGAAGCAGGGGGCGACGCTCGGCGGCGGAAGTCTCGGCGCTCTGCAGGATCCCGCAAGCGGCCGGCCCATCGGTTCGGGCGTGACCGAGGCGGGCCAGCTCTTCGGAGCGGTCAAATCCGACCACCTGCCGGTCCCCTCGCTGTTGACGGCCGGTGCGGCCCTCGCTCCGCCCGACTGGACGAACCCTCCGAACCCCATGCTCGAGCGGATACTGGTGCCGGCGAGCGAACGCGACGAGACCAAGCTCTCCGAGACCCTTGCGAAACTCGCCGAGACAGATCGCGGCCTGAAGGTGATGCAGGAGGAGGGGACAGGGGCGCAGCTCGTTTGCGCCCAAGGCCCGGTGCATCTGCGCGAAGTCTGCAGGACGTTGTCGGACGTCTTCCATGTCGAGGTGAGCGACCGGCCCCCGAGCCCGATCTACCGGGAGACCGTTTCGAAGTCCTCGGACGTTCATTACCGCCATCGCAAGCAGACCGGCGGGGCCGGGCAATTCGCGGATGTGAAGCTCAGCGTCCATCCGAACGGGCGAGGCGACGGATTTTCCTTTGCCGAGACAGTCAAGGGCGGTGCCGTGCCGCGCAATTACATCCCTGCGGTCGAGGCGGGCGCACGCGAGGCGATGGAGAAGGGACCCCTCGGCTTCAAGGTCATCGATGTCGGCGTGCTGCTCACCGACGGCCAGCACCATTCGGTCGACAGCTCGGAATATGCGTTCCGCACGGCCGGCAAGCTTGGCGTCCGGCAGGCGCTGTCGCAGGCCGCCTCCGTCCTGATGCAGCCGGTCTTTCGCGTCGAAATCCATGTCCCGTCGGTCTATTCGGGCAGTCTCGTGCCGATCGTTGCCTCGTTGAAGGGCCAGGTGCTGGGCTTCGATCGGGACGAAGCGGCGAAAGGCTGGGATATCTTCCGCGCCCTTCTACCCGGCAGCGCGCTCGACGACCTGGCGCGCTCGCTCAGATCCGCCACCCAGGGCATCGGCTATTTTTCCAAGAGTTTCGATCATTTCGAGGAACTCTACGGCAAGGAAGCCCAGGCGATCGTCACCGCTCACGGAGCGCCGGCCAACGAGCATTGA